The segment GTATGAATAAGGGTGGGCAAATATCCGTGAAATTTGATTCAATCCGTTATTCGTTCTGATTCAATCCAAAAATCCAAATATCTGTAATTTTACGAATCGaaccaaatattaaaattcaatattcgtcaaataaagaataaatcacaaatacttatttagaaaacggatatccgatctATCCGTAATgtacatatgcatatatatataaaattatatataatttatatctatatatagatttttatttattttccactaaattaattatttggtcattaaaataatttgtagtggaatattattatttatattaaaaaaattcctctttttaatatttttcgaataaataaaatttttattactttttactGGATCGacgaatcgagttagatatttgataaaatatactGATTTTTACGGATATCTGTATTACCAAATATCCAAAAattacggatcggatcggatccATACAGAATATTCCTAAAATTTCAGATATCCTCCCAGTGTCCACACAATATGATCAATCATATGAGTCACATgagtggaaaaaaaaacaataggtGTACAGCAACATGATCGTAAAAGAGCATCCAGCGAGAGCATGCATTTTGATGACGTCATCAATGGCGAATACCTCTTAACCACCTCCCCGATTCGGTTGGAGAATCTGTTTTGAGTTCCGGTTTGGAGAAAGTAAtaatttctaaaccaataataatattttactgaAAAAAGGCGAGAACCAACAAGAAGAACTTTAACCGAACCGGTCCGGTTTGATCATGTTAAAAAGTTGAAGAGGTGCCAACGAAGGCCAGCAGCACAATCCTCTGCTTCGTCTCCATCGCTGGTCATTCCATTATTGAGGAggaatctattaaaaaaatattctaatttgACCCAGTTGAAAAAAATTCATTCTCATTACCCTACCAAAATTCTATATACcccagttttttttcttataatttccTTCTCTTTATTACCCTcaagtattttattattatcctTTTTCAGTGGTCCCCACGTCCCTCCATGTCCCACGCgctttctctattttttttaaaatcaatcgCAGCTTCTCTTCCCCTCATAAAGCCAACCTTAAACCCAACCACCTAACAGCCGACCCCACATCAACCCACCTCTCTCATTCCAACAGCTGTACCTCCTGTCTCCTTTCTCCCATCAAGTTTCTCTTTTCCCCAACCACCATCgaacttcttcttctcttccactTGAGATTGGCgattttgaatctttttttgaGGTAAAATCATGCGTTTTTTTAACgaaattttcataataatattctaCTTATGTTCTATGTATTATGTGTAACGAAAAATGAAAGTATTGCTGTAAAATTCGTGagagttttgaaagaaaaatgaaaatattagatttcaaaaaaatctgtatttttctctatttttaacacggttttgaaagaaaaaaacatgaaatttgTGTTAGACGATAATCTGGGTTATGTAACACGTTATTAGTTgattaaaaatacttaaaaagatgaaaaactAAAGTTTTAGGTAAAAATGGAGGTTTTAGGTATTTTGTTATGAAAATGGATGGTTAAGGGcgattttgtatatttgttcTTGTTTAACACtgttttaaaccaaaataatgCATTACAGTAGTAGTAAACGGTACTGTGGGTTGTATAACACCCTTTTGGTCAGTTAAAAGTGTTAAATAGACAAAAGCAAAATTTTATAAGAACTACTGGAACTACTGGTACTACTAAAGTGAAACGTGTATTACTTGTATTACTGGAACGACTATGTACCAACGATCTTGGATAACTTAGATTCTTTAAATAGTTAACTAATcatagttttatttcttttcaggGAATTATATGGCGTCTCCTATTACAATCATATGTTTTGACTATGGAGGAAGTTACATCAAGGATGGGGCTGATATAAAGTGGATCTCGGGAGAAGATCAAATTCACACTCTAGTGATGAAAAAATCTGTGGAAGAGGTTACATATTCTGAATTGGTCGAGTGTATATGCAGAAAGATTAAGGCAAATGGAGATGGGATGGTGAAGATTAGTTACTTTCCATTGGTATTGTATTCCAACAAGCCATCATATATTTGGAGTGATGAAGACGTTTTGGGTTATCTCATGCAAGTAAATCATGATAAATGTAGAAGTGTTTTACATGTGGAGATTAGCAGTGACATGGATGATACATATGGTGGTCTGCCGCTTTCAGGAGATGGTGAAACTGATGAAAGCTATGTTGGTCTTTCTGATGGAGAGGATACTGATACCGAGGAAGATGAAACTGATGAAGATGAGTCTGAGGAAGATGAGACTGAGCAAGATGGAGATGAGCAAGATGGAACAAATCATGATCATGAGATGGATGGCATGGTCACGCTTTACACAGCTGAACAACATGAAAACTTTGAGTTGCATGAGAATTTAGAGCACGGGTATGAAGGAACAGAAGTCGGAATGGAAGTTGAAGCTGCAAGAGAGGGAGTTGAAGCCACAACAGTTGTAGAAGAAGAATGGGATGATGGTCTTGATTTGGTTAAGGGTCAAGAATTCAGAACTAAGACAGCCATGCAAGTTCTAGTTCAGAGGGGTGCGCATAAGAATGGTTTTGAGTATGACACACTTAAGTCCGATACTGGGAGATTTGTGGCAAGATGTCGAGGAGCCAAAGAAGGTTGCAAGTGGTATTTGCGTGTAGTAAAGCTTAAGAATTCAGATCTTTGGACGGTTAGAACTTACGTCAAGTCTCATACATGCTCAGTGGTAACTACAAGTACCCTTAGAAATGGAAGGAGAGGCACACCACAGGTCGTTGCATCTGTTTTGGGTGAAGAATATCCCGgtagatatgacacaccaagATCAAGTGTCTGATCAGTATGGTTACCCGCAAGGTTGGTGTTAAGGTATCATATGCCACAGCATGGAGAGGAAAAAGGCCGGCTGCTAATGAAGTGCGAGGTACTCTGGAAGAGAGTTTTTCTATGATACACTCCTATATGCACATGCTTAAGTTGAAGAATCCTGATTCGGTAAGTTATGTTGAAGTAGATGCGGcaaaaagatttaagtatctatttttCGCATTTGGAGCTTCCATAGAAGGGTTCATAGCGATGAGGAAAGTTATCATTGTGGATGGAACACATCTTAAGCATGTTTATGGTGGAGTTCTGCTTGTTGCGACGGCTCAAGATCCTGATCGCCACCATTACCCTATTGCATTTGGTGTAGTTGATGGTGAGAAAGATGAAAGCTGGACGTGGTTTATGAATAAATTGAGGTCAGTGATATCAGATGTAGACGGATTGGTGTTTCTTTCGGATAGAAATGCGAGCTTGATCAAGTCAATACGTGAGGTGTTCCCAACGGCCGCACATGGGTATTGTGTCTGGCATTTGTCTCAAAATGTGAAAGGACATGTATTCAACAACAGAGACGTTTGTGCAATCAAGTTTAGAGAATGCGCATATGCTTATACAGTGGCTGAGTTCGATGTTCTCTATGATGCTTTTTCCAGAAAGTATCCTTCTGCTGCCGAGTATCTAGAAAAGAGTGTTGAAGTGGGAAAATGGGCAAGATGTTATTTTGAAGGAGACATATACAATGTTGACACAAC is part of the Raphanus sativus cultivar WK10039 chromosome 5, ASM80110v3, whole genome shotgun sequence genome and harbors:
- the LOC130512533 gene encoding uncharacterized protein LOC130512533, with translation MASPITIICFDYGGSYIKDGADIKWISGEDQIHTLVMKKSVEEVTYSELVECICRKIKANGDGMVKISYFPLVLYSNKPSYIWSDEDVLGYLMQVNHDKCRSVLHVEISSDMDDTYGGLPLSGDGETDESYVGLSDGEDTDTEEDETDEDESEEDETEQDGDEQDGTNHDHEMDGMVTLYTAEQHENFELHENLEHGYEGTEVGMEVEAAREGVEATTVVEEEWDDGLDLVKGQEFRTKTAMQVLVQRGAHKNGFEYDTLKSDTGRFVARCRGAKEGCKWYLRVVKLKNSDLWTVRTYVKSHTCSVVTTSTLRNGRRGTPQVVASVLGEEYPGRYDTPRSSV
- the LOC108846800 gene encoding protein FAR-RED ELONGATED HYPOCOTYL 3-like, which codes for MVTRKVGVKVSYATAWRGKRPAANEVRGTLEESFSMIHSYMHMLKLKNPDSVSYVEVDAAKRFKYLFFAFGASIEGFIAMRKVIIVDGTHLKHVYGGVLLVATAQDPDRHHYPIAFGVVDGEKDESWTWFMNKLRSVISDVDGLVFLSDRNASLIKSIREVFPTAAHGYCVWHLSQNVKGHVFNNRDVCAIKFRECAYAYTVAEFDVLYDAFSRKYPSAAEYLEKSVEVGKWARCYFEGDIYNVDTTNAAESINGVLREARKYFMLPMIDVIIKKMAEWFNKHRKKAAQIPATKKLVPTVETQLSKRSLETRCLDVVEINSFHLEYNVNGSDGKVYTVDLARKMCSCRCFDIDKIPCVHACVAAKFLSVGTDLHLQDFCSVYYTVELWALAYCRTIYPVPHQSEWVIPDEIRALKVLPPLYVKKKGPTQKQRFPSAGESRGRGRGRGRGMGRGRGRSRGRRGGRLYEYFECGSTSATAE